Within the Phaseolus vulgaris cultivar G19833 chromosome 9, P. vulgaris v2.0, whole genome shotgun sequence genome, the region TTGTTTCATTCCAATAAACAGCACAATGATGATAGTTTATACCTCATGTAAATGTAGTTTCAGTGTCAAATTAAATAGAGTCACCTTAAACTATGTTGGTTTTCAAATTGAGTTTCTGTGGTGCAGTACTGCCTTTTACATATGGGTCGAGCTTCATGATAGTTTCAAGGGCCTGTTAGGAGCATGTGATTTTACTTAAACAAATTTGGTAGCATAAAATTAATGACTGCCTGATTGACCTGTAATTGTTCTTGGCATCTTTTAATATATGAATTAAGCATTATGAATATATTTTGGTATTATACAGGAAGTTAGACGGCGGGGTCTGAAGGTAGCAATTGCTGGAATTCCCAAAACCATAGATAATGACATCCCGGTATGCTTGATCAAAATGTCATGTCATTTTGTTTGTCTAGAACTCTAACGTTACTATTAAAATGCATCTGAAGTGTTGGTTATCTATGTTTGAGAAAACTTCATGTGGGAATTATCTTGTTTTACTTTAGGTTATTGACAAATCCTTTGGTTTTGATACTGCGGTCGAGGAGGCTCAACGTGCCATTAATGCAGCTCATGTTGAATCTGAAAGTATTGAGAATGGCATTGGTGTTGTAAAGCTAATGGGACGTTATAGTGGTATGAATactttgcattttttttatattttttaggcATCTAATTCAGATTATTTAAGCCCAAATTGGTTTCCCTGTTGGCTCTCAATCAGACTTGTGTTTTTTTGAATTAGCTCCTCTAAAATTTAGAGGATAAAGGCACTGATAACTgttaatagaagaagaaaaagattgaGATTGTTACTAACTTTGGAAACTTTTCGtactttatttgattttatcatAATTCTCaactgtttattttttaatcaacaatTGTAAGTGCATTTTATCCTCCAAAGAAGACCAGTTCTTTTACAGGAGCTGGATctatttgttttccttttcctGTGTTATGACGAGTACTGTGACTGCAGGCTTTATTGCTATGTATGCTACTCTTGCTAGCAGAGATGTAGACTGTTGCTTGATTCCAGAATCACCCTTCTACCTTGAAGGAAAGGGTGGACTTTTTGAATTTATTGAGAAAAGGCTGAAAGAAAATGGACATATGGTCATAGTCATAGCTGAGGGAGCAGGACAAGATCTTCTTACTGAAAGCATGCAAGCCATGGACCAGAAAGATGCTTCTGGAAACAAATTACTTCAAGATGTTGGTTTATGGATATCTCATAAGATCAAGGTATTGTTATACATGAGATGGTTCTTAAAACATAATTCTTTTTCCTTGGAATTTTTGTAGTATAATTCTACTTGCATAATTATACATCTCTGAGGAATTAATTACTTGGGGAGatctttcaaatttttattaattggtTGGACAATATTTGATAGAAGCTGGATCAgaattatataaaaatcaatGAATTTGTATGGAATTATCTCCCCGTTCTCTAATTATATCCCTCCCTTTTTGTCTCCTCGTCTTATCTATGTAGGAAACTTGCCTTAAAACTTCTAATTTTCTCCACTCAATTAACTTATTCAGGATAACTACTGatatattgtaattaattagtGAAGTGGTTACCTAACAATATTCTTTTGATTAATTTCTATCTTATTGGGCTGTATTTCACTCCCTTAAGATAGATGTCCATGATAATCTAATCTCTGCCTTGCTGAGCACTAAAAACATTTTTGGATTCTTGAACtgttaaaaaatacaaaagtagTTAGAAATTTGTTATGCGTCATCTGGTGAAACATTTTGAGGTGAGTTTTTCCTGATTTTGTTTCCTCTGCACTATCACTACTGTGTATATAATAGTAAATAGCTCACAACTTATCGTAGTCCTCTCCATCTCAGCAAATTGTTAGATGGCATATGTGTGTGTAGTTGTATATTgtttatctatatatatatatatatttactgtTCTTACCAGGACTGAAATGACCTTTTAAGATCGAGATGCGTTTTTCAACTTGCTCTCGTGCTTGTTTGCTTGTGTCTTCGAGTTTTGTGTCATGCTAGGATGTCTCCTTCGCACTTCTCTAATCTAGAGGGGTGATGTGGGCCTGTACAGATGAAGCTCAAGTCAACAAAGCGTAATAAATGAGCTATCAATAAACAATGTATACCTCATAAATGTAAacctatttatagtattttaaTAGACTTTTATCTGGATGGGCCTAAATTAACTCCCAATAACCTTAATACCTTATTAGTGCCTTATTGAGTATTTGGTTCTGTAATGGTATTTATTTTGCTAATCCCACTTGATGTCCGCGTAGGTGACACGGAGAGTAGTACATTTACAAGTCATGTTTTAGGGTTTTTTAGTTAGAAAAATCAATTGTACAATTCTCTTTCTTTCccttttaaaaaacatttttcgtTCTGTAATAGGACCACTTTGCAAGGAAGGATAAAATTGCCATCAATCTTAAATATATAGGTCAGTTTCTCTTacattattttcttcttcttttgacCTATTATTTATAGCTTTACTTAGTCTTCCATTTTCATTTGGGATTTGAAAAGTTTCTAAATATTCGAATTTAACAACTATTTAATTTCTAACTGAGTGTTCTGCTTGGTGGAAtaagcttttttttttgtatctgCTAGATCCAACCTACATGATCCGGGCAATTCCAAGCAACGCATCAGATAATGTCAACTGTACACTTCTTGCTCAGAGTGCAGTCCATGGTGTAATGGCAGGGTATAGCGGATTTACAGTTGGACTGGTCAATGGCAGACATACTTATATTCCATTCAATGTGAGTTACTACATATCCTTACCCAAATGTTGGATTGTTTCATAATGTTTTCCTCTTTTTTTGGTTTGGgtacaataattttctattcttattttttattatcaaggGGATGGGGCTTAAGCGGTTGGATTTTGAGTTCTATTTTGTGAGTGTGCCTTTGTGAGTGTGCCGGACTTGAACAGGATTGTCTTCTTAGGAAATTCCTGCGTTcaaggaaaaaaagaagaagagataTTCGCTAGTTAGCTACTATCATTGGGACGGAAGAATGATATTTACAATATTCATAGagtttgttttatgttttagcGCACTGTGTACAGAATGAACATGACTAGTTGTTTTCTATTGCTTCTCCAATTTTACATTGATGGTTTATATTCAGAATTGATCTTTATACAATAGAGAGTTTATGTTCAAATTTTGATACCAGAGAATCACTGAGAGGCAGAACAAGGTTGTAATTACTGACAGAATGTGGGCAAGACTCCTTTCTTCCACCAACCAGCCAAGCTTTTTGAGCCCCAAAGACTTAGATGAAGCCAAGAAAGCAGAACAACCTCCGAGTGAATTGTTAGAAGGGAGCAATTGCAATGATATTGGTGAAGctgagaaaaaagaaaacaatttccCTCATTTGTTACATGGGGACAATTTCAAAGATGAACAACAATCTGAAAACCATGCAGACAATAGTATCCAGACAATAAATTAGATATAGATTTGTTTACCTTCAAGTGTATTTGGTGATATGTATCATTTTTACCCAAGCCCTACAGTCTCCAAAAGCCTGGGGTAATAGGAGCTGTTCTTTTTGTCTCTTTCCTTGTTTTGCTAGTTGGTTGGTACATCTTGTTTTACTTCATTAGGGGCTTGAGGGACTAGTTTATCTTGTTGTATGTCTGTTTTGTTGTTGTTCTATGTATTTGATAGCGAGTGGCTCCAGTTTTTATAAACAGTTTTACTGGAACGAGGTATAAACACACGCTTTTTtagtatctttttttttcttccctttAATCTTACGTTTGTATAATGTGATAACCGGACCTTTCCCTATGAATAAACACATACTAAactgaaattttttatatacatataaGTTTGAACAACATGCATTACATTAAGTATTTTATGGGTGAGGAAGCTCTTTGTCCACCCAACTAAACAAATCTAGTCAGAATGGAATGAACGCCATTACACTTTTAACCTTAATCCAAGGCTTTAATCAATTCATCTGGACATAACTTCTATAATTAAAACTatgaaaaattatgtttttagaaACCATTTCCTACAACATGATAAAAGTTGGGGTGATGTGAGTGCATGTGATAAAGTGATGGAGACCATTTGATAAAAGAGTCCATGATTATTGGAAAATAATTCGATAATGTCAAGATTatgttatataatataataaaatattaataataattaaaaataataatagttaaaatgataataataaaaatatttttttaaaataagtaataataagTGAATTATAAAATACTactaataatatcaataaataataaaaatggtaataataataaatttttaaaaaataataaaaatgttaataataataaattctaataaagataataaaattaaaattaaaattaaaattaataataataataaaagtttaaaataaaaaataatagtgaATTAAGAtaacagtaataataataaatttaaaataataataatgaacagttataaataatttaatatttgattaaaagtaatttataacataaggataatttaaatatttttataaatacattttataaCTATCACGATTCAATTACTAAAGTTTCTTAGAGAAATATTGATGTCAcgtacaataattttttttaataattgttccattaaaattatttgattgtGAACTTGattcttcataaaaaaaattccgTCTAAATGATTTGTTTTTTGGAATATAACTCGTGaacttaattttgaaaataattattatgttaAAGATATGATAAATTATGCACGCATTTTCTCTGGAGTCTTTGAATATATGCTAAGAAAGTTTTGGTGCacttttttctcaattttcgTAAACATTGTTCTGGtttttcaagcttcttccactcTTTCTCCTTGCAGATGTTCAGCATATCGAAACACAAAATGAGAAAGACCTTGTGCTGTTGAGTCTCTATTGCTATGACCATTATGGTGATGGAAGAATGTACTCTAGTGGCTATTTTAGTGTATGTGTTCtgctattttttttcatgaatacAAACAATAACACTTTTTTACTCACATCTTATGAGAATAATAcacattatttatttaattcatttaaataaaaataaataaatttattcaaaatttatattttatattttttattaatttttttaaaaaatattttttatgcagaTAGTTACAGACCTAGATAGTCACTGACCTGCAGGCCAAATTTTATGTGAGATGAACCAAATGTCACATTCTCATCTTTGACCTTGTGTTCTTTCCAATCACCTTTCTCTTCACTCTTCACTTTTCAATCCTCTAAAATGTTCTTTCCAATCTAcctttttcttcactttttaaTCTTCCAAGTAGCGTCttcttcttaaaaaaaattccaaaaataaatatttcttgataaaaaaatatttactatgttataaatagaaatcaatGTTTATCttcaaataataacaaaattagtGAAATGCTTGTATTCCTTAATtctgatttatttatttttgacaaAATTCACTCTTGTTCTTTTAGAAGAAAACTCTAGAGagttttactttaataattttcatcTTGATTTGAAGGTATGTTTAGAGGActtcatgaaaaatataaaaaatgaaataactttttttaaaaataacaaatttatgcatgagataaaaatgaaaacttcaaaaaattatatgttaaaatttctactaattttaatttaaacaattaGTTTAGAATGCATTATAGAATTTATGATGTGTTTGGATTGCGGTGAAGATTTGTGGGGAAGAAAGATAGTGGATTATAGAGGATGTGTGAGGTTATTTAGATTGAAGGATGATAGAGTGAATATCtatgatttattgaaatttgtgagtaaTGTGATAGTTATgagataatttagaaattattttaaatgtgtaaaatataagtttataaatttatcattgttattaaaaaacattttaataatgaattgtggtatatttttttgtataagtttgagttaattattttttctaatatataatattcataattactgttatttgtaataaaaaattattgtgttaaattcaaataaatttattaaatatattaaaatttatgaaaataatatttattatcatatacatttgttattttatataactatatatgtttttgttgatattataattttattttattatttttattatttataattatatgttgttattaatagtataattaaataattttgaaattattaaataaatttatcttatatttaaatttgtatattgtatatatatatatatctatatatgattatattaataattataatagtgataaaataattaatattgttaacattttgaataatttatatattttaaaaataatgtataatttaaaCATAGTAGTACTATAAAATTCccatattttcataaatattatgaaatattgactaacaacatgaaaaaaattatattttattttttatgtataattttttatttcaatttgtatccaataaaataaaataaaaaataataactttcgGTTATCATTAATAAACATTGGATGAACATGAACTAGTAAGTGattgtaataaatatataaagtcattacattAGAATCCTAAATGATGTTGTGTCATCTGTTGCATGATATAATGAAACTAATTAATCATTACATTACTTTTTAGGCACCATAACATGAAACCATCTTCATGAACCAACTATGAGAAGTTGCTCTTCCGAAGACACaacatgtgcacccatgtgtaatGAAGTAGTCTGTCATTCATAGTCAAACTACCTACGTTTCTTACATTTTGATCGTGCTTAATAGGACCTCTTAATGTATGTCCCTAGGGATGGTACCAGGGTAACAAGAGACCCTTGTAATTAATATGTTCATGTTTGTCCAAACAAACAAGTTTTCTGTGTACATtcagaatttaattttttttctatgatttatatgaattttatgTTCGAATCTATATATTACTTTCAATCTAGAgtagaaaagattaaaaataatatggaTAGGGGATAATAATTTTAATGGTAGGAAACAAAAAGATAATTTTACCAAAACTATATCAATTAATATTGACAAGAAACTCCTCTGTTATACTGCAATGCGAAATGAATAAAGTTATACAAGTTATTTCATAGATTGGTGCCCtgaacaaaattattatacaacAATCAAGTGATATCATTCTTTATAATAGAGGTGGTGGTAGTAAGGTTTTACAACCAATATAGGGTTTACAACAATAAAGTGATATCATTCTTTATAACAGGTAGTAAGGTTTCCAACCAAATGGATTTCATGTTTTAAGAACATGAACGATAAGGTATGCTAGCTCCTATATACACCAGAAGGCTCCGCATTCTGAACAATCCATGGATGTTCTAGGAGTTTGTGCAATGGTAACCGTTGTGAGGAATCCTTGATCAGCATCTGCAAATAAAAAGAATAGAGGAAAAAGTTACTAAGGCAAAAATGCTTCAACAAATCTACTAAGTTAAGTTGACAACACAAACCTGACTGATAAGATCCTTTGCACCAGAAGACACAATTGGTTTAGGAGGGAACTTGAGATCCACATGTACTatcctataaaaaaaagtttccaAAAGGCACATAAGATCCACTTCCACTACGATTTAGATTGAATTAATGCTTACAAAGTAGTAAATAAGAAGAGACCAGTAGCATGGAAGTCAGAAGTAGATTCAGTAGCACAAGTAGTTGGTTAAACTATTTAGTAGGGTgggataataaaataaaaatagtctGAGCATGATGCTGATGCTAATCTACATTTCGACTGATTAGTGTTTTACCTCCTGTAGGTATCCGAATGCTCTTTAGCCTCAAAGGGAGGCACCCCATAAAGAAATTCATAGCACAGCACGCCAAGGCTCCATATATCCACACTCGCATCATGTTCATCCCTCTCCACTGTTGAAACCATCAAAAGTATTAAGAAATATAATGCAGCatcatttatgaaaaaaatagcaTAAATACTTGTCGAGTGATTCATGTGAAATAGGCATACATACCCATCTCCGGAGGAAGATAATCCAGTGTGCCACACATGGTGCGCCTACGATCAAATGTATGCACTGACCACCCAAAGTCTGCTATTTTTAACTCACCCTAACATAAAAAAGTTAACATAATAATGAGGACAACAAAACAAAGATAGCCACATAGGAAACAGCAGCCTGGGTTTAGAACATCACCTGTGCACCAACAAGAAGGTTCTCTGGTTTAATGTCCCTATGTATTACATGTTTTCCATGGCAATATATTAGGGCCCGGGCCAATGATGCAACATACTGCTCTCAAATACAAAGGAAACATTTTGTCAATATCAGAATAATGTTGTTCTGAAACACTAAGAATGTGGACTGCCAAACACATAACTAATCAACTGCACTAGTCAAATGTTATGTCAAATGTTGTTTCAGTATTTACTTGCTTCCTAATATGATAATACAGTTATGTGGAAGAAAATAGTGAGTCAACGTGGAATTTTGTATTACACAAACAAGTACATGGGGATAGGAAAAGAACAATCGGTGCTATACTTACAGTAGCTGCACGCCTTTCACTGAAATATTTGCATTTTTGCAATTCTTTGTAAAGTTCACCTTTGGGTGCATACTCTAAAATCAAATACACTCGTTTCTGCAATGAAGTTATTTAAcgtaaaatattaatagaagtgaattttaaaccTCTTCAGCAATATCAGCATAAGTAAAAACAAGAATACCTGATCATAAAAGTATCCATAGAGGCGCAAGATGTGGGGATGACGAAGATGGCTCTGTATCTC harbors:
- the LOC137822967 gene encoding serine/threonine-protein kinase Aurora-1; the protein is MANATETQPQQHKDFSDASGSAAERRWTLNDFDIGKPLGRGKFGHVYLAREKSSNHIVALKVLFKVQLQQSQVVHQLRREVEIQSHLRHPHILRLYGYFYDQKRVYLILEYAPKGELYKELQKCKYFSERRAATYVASLARALIYCHGKHVIHRDIKPENLLVGAQGELKIADFGWSVHTFDRRRTMCGTLDYLPPEMVERDEHDASVDIWSLGVLCYEFLYGVPPFEAKEHSDTYRRIVHVDLKFPPKPIVSSGAKDLISQMLIKDSSQRLPLHKLLEHPWIVQNAEPSGVYRS
- the LOC137822966 gene encoding ATP-dependent 6-phosphofructokinase 6-like — translated: MASSDSDSQLKIVHGDAGYILEDVPHFTDYILNLPTYPNPLRSNPAYSVVKQYFVHMDDTVPQKVVVHKDSPRGVHFRRAGPRQKVYFKSDDVHACIVTCGGLCPGLNTVIREIVCGLSYMYGVNKVLGIDGGYRGFYSKNTINLTPKVVNDIHKRGGTILGTSRGGHDTGKIVDSIQDRGINQVYIIGGDGTQRGAAVIYEEVRRRGLKVAIAGIPKTIDNDIPVIDKSFGFDTAVEEAQRAINAAHVESESIENGIGVVKLMGRYSGFIAMYATLASRDVDCCLIPESPFYLEGKGGLFEFIEKRLKENGHMVIVIAEGAGQDLLTESMQAMDQKDASGNKLLQDVGLWISHKIKDHFARKDKIAINLKYIDPTYMIRAIPSNASDNVNCTLLAQSAVHGVMAGYSGFTVGLVNGRHTYIPFNRITERQNKVVITDRMWARLLSSTNQPSFLSPKDLDEAKKAEQPPSELLEGSNCNDIGEAEKKENNFPHLLHGDNFKDEQQSENHADNSIQTIN